The following are from one region of the Aspergillus luchuensis IFO 4308 DNA, chromosome 4, nearly complete sequence genome:
- a CDS encoding glycosyltransferase (CAZy:GT1;~COG:C,G;~EggNog:ENOG410PV20;~InterPro:IPR004276;~PFAM:PF03033;~go_function: GO:0016758 - transferase activity, transferring hexosyl groups [Evidence IEA];~go_process: GO:0005975 - carbohydrate metabolic process [Evidence IEA];~go_process: GO:0030259 - lipid glycosylation [Evidence IEA]), with protein sequence MASSSDPGVFESPGDPVIVPPTPIAADRKSGIKITNDGRVDIDYNTTLVRRFSKLYTSHYSPRPTTPPPEYSDIEPQAANDNDLSLGSPPAYLESSWKVKLNILIQVVGSRGDVQPFIALGNELQRYGHRVRLATHDVFEDFVRGSGLEFYPIGGDPEELMAYMVKNPGLIPSMRSLQAGEIGRKRAMIRKMLDGCWRSCIEPDMATQLPFVADAIIANPPSFAHIHCAQALSIPVHLMFTMPWTSTKAFPHPLANVTGSGDEDQGFRNFVSYAVVNWLTWQGVGDVINHWRKELGLDEVAMFEGPRLAEILKIPFTYCWSPALIPKPSDWPSHIAFPSPSEDVCGFFFRDPPRYDPPADLLAFLAAGPPPIYIGFGSIVLEDPESITAIILNAVRTTGVRAIVSKGWSNLGGMHDDNIYFIGDCPHEWLFDRVAAVVHHGGAGTTACGLRKSKPTIVVPFFGDQPFWGDMVAAAGAGPTPIPHKELTVDRLAEGIRYCLSEQARMSAVAIAAKMQSEAGVKAAVASFHRNLPLECLQCDLDPGLPAVWSLRQKRRKFKLSKIAAEVLIADGSIDAKSLAMHAIRPIFIENRRWDPVTGGASAVVGTATDVADSILGAFYKPALEYHKFKEEREDQLSSSRSNLSVENLSDSLSVHTVSTDHEKEPRGMSISSSNNSTVSADSDAQKRSGTGKRKLFGRMAASSAKSLGSVGPAMIKGTTVDFPLALAEGLRNVPRLYGEEPRDHGPVTDIKSGFAVAGKGFAWGMAEAVSDIVVKPYQGLQKEGAKGAIKGVGKGVTNMAAKSGSAMFGLMAYSTAGIAQSLRSSGQSRVRKLIAQQRHSEGTWLLESGQYTATENIVATFRQKLRSTKDA encoded by the exons atggccagcagcagcgatcCCGGGGTATTTGAGTCACCAGGTGATCCAGTCATCGTCCCCCCTACGCCAATTGCTGCCGACCGCAAAAGCGGCATCAAAATAACCA ATGACGGGCGCGTTGATATTGACTACAACACTACGCTGGTACGGCGATTCTCTAAATTGTACACTTCTCATTATTCACCACGACCTACGACACCACCGCCCGAGTATTCTGACATAGAACCGCAAGCCGCCAATGACAATGACTTGAGTCTTGGCTCTCCGCCGGCATACCTAGAAAGCTCCTGGAAGGTAAAATTGAATATTCTGATCCAGGTGGTAGGCAGTCGAGGGGATGTGCAACCATTCATTGCCCTTGGAAATGAACTGCAGCGATATGGACATCGGGTGAGACTGGCTACTCATGATGTATTCGAAGATTTCGTCCGGGGCTCAGGGCTGGAATTCTATCCTATCGGGGGCGACCCGGAGGAGCTGATGGCCTACATGGTCAAGAATCCCGGTCTCATCCCCAGTATGCGGAGCTTACAGGCAGGCGAAATTGGGCGCAAGCGAGCCATGATCCGGAAAATGTTGGACGGGTGCTGGCGATCGTGTATCGAGCCTGATATGGCGACTCAGCTGCCGTTCGTAGCtgatgccatcatcgccaaccCTCCCAGCTTTGCTCACATCCACTGCGCCCAGGCTTTAAGTATTCCCGTACACTTGATGTTCACCATGCCCTGGACCAGCACGAAAGCCTTTCCTCACCCCCTGGCAAATGTAACTGGCAGTGGCGACGAAGACCAAGGGTTCAGGAATTTTGTCTCTTACGCCGTGGTTAACTGGTTGACTTGGCAAGG GGTGGGCGATGTGATCAATCATTGGCGGAAGGAGCTTGGTTTGGACGAAGTAGCTATGTTTGAAGGGCCTCGTCTTGCGGAAATTTTGAAGATACCTTTCACATACTGCTGGTCCCCGGCTCTCATTCCCAAGCCGTCAGATTGGCCTTCTCATATCG cgttcccctccccctccgaaGACGTCTGtggtttcttcttccgggATCCACCAAGATATGATCCCCCAGCAGACTTGCTGGCctttcttgctgctggtcCACCCCCTATTTATATTGGGTTTGGTAGTATCGTATTGGAGGACCCAGAAAGCATCACCGCTATTATCCTCAACGCTGTACGTACAACAGGTGTACGGGCCATTGTTTCCAAAGGCTGGTCCAACTTAGGCGGCATGCACGATGACAACATTTATTTCATAGGAGATTGCCCTCACGAATGGCTGTTTGACCGCGTGGCAGCTGTTGTGCATCATGGAGGTGCTGGCACGACCGCTTGCGGGTTACGAAAATCCAAGCCCACAATCGTTGTACCATTCTTTGGAGA TCAGCCCTTCTGGGGAGATATGGTCGCTGCAGCGGGCGCTGGTCCTACTCCCATTCCACATAAAGAACTTACAGTCGACAGGCTGGCCGAAGGGATTCGATACTGCCTTAGCGAGCAAGCGCGCATGTCAGCCGTTGCTATAGCTGCCAAGATGCAGTCGGAAGCAGGTGTAAAGGCTGCAGTCGCCTCATTTCACCGGAACCTCCCACTTGAGTGTCTGCAGTGTGATCTAGATCCGGGTCTACCAGCAGTGTGGTCGCTCCGCCAGAAACGTAGGAAATTCAAGCTGTCAAAGATTGCCGCAGAGGTACTAATCGCCGACGGATCCATCGACGCAAAAAGTTTGGCAAT GCACGCCATCCGCCCAATCTTCATTGAAAATCGCCGATGGGATCCCGTCACGGGCGGGGCGTCTGCAGTGGTTGGAACAGCCACCGATGTTGCCGACTCTATTTTAGGAGCCTTCTACAAGCCTGCTCTGGAATATCACAAGTTCAAGGAGGAGCGCGAAGATCAACTCTCAAGCAGCAGGTCTAACCTCTCCGTCGAAAATCTTTCAGACAGTCTATCTGTCCATACTGTTTCGACCGATCACGAGAAGGAGCCACGCGGTATGAGTATTTCCAGTAGCAACAACTCTACGGTGTCTGCGGATTCAGACGCGCAAAAGCGATCGGGTACTGGCAAAAGAAAGCTGTTTGGTAGGATGGCAGCTTCGTCTGCCAAAAGTTTGGGCAGCGTTGGTCCTGCCATGATTAAGGGCACAACTGTTGACTTTCCCCTTGCTTTGGCTGAAGGGTTGCGCAACGTCCCTCGGCTGTATGGTGAAGAGCCGCGAGACCACGGTCCAGTTACTGACATCAAGAGCGggtttgctgttgctgggaaAGGATTTGCATGGGGAATGGCAGAGGCGGTTAGCGACATAGTTGTTAAGCCATACCAGGGTCTTCAGAAGGAGGGTGCGAAAGGTGCGATCAAAGGAGTTGGCAAAGGGGTAACAAATATGGCAGCCAAATCCGGCTCCGCTATGTTTGGCCTTATGGCATACTCTACTGCTGGCATCGCGCAGAGTTTACGGTCGTCAGGTCAGTCCCGGGTTAGAAAGCTCATCGCCCAACAGCGCCACTCTGAGGGAACGTGGTTACTGGAGAGCGGTCAGTATACAGCGACGGAGAATATCGTAGCCACTTTTCGGCAGAAATTGAGGAGTACTAAGGATGCCTGA